Part of the Benincasa hispida cultivar B227 chromosome 12, ASM972705v1, whole genome shotgun sequence genome is shown below.
CCTAGGTAAAAGTTACtattgggcaaacctaaaatgtcacttagttaaaattcttaaccgtgttttttctaagtaaactaaaccctaagtATAAGTTACTCattgggaggaagagatgtatatgatatgtcaattattccactcacgtttctctctGAATGTTCACGTCGTGagagattcatgcttggtctCATGGTGttctgggagcatcccccttcggatggtgtttgcataagtcaatatcaaggtggatggagagagtgtttatagtaagtgggtgaagggtgtgtgtcaacacgtcctatggtctccttcattagtttgcattgtgagatcattttgtgctccctcgtggcgccctaggagcgtcccccttcggatgggttttgtgtagttggtcaatatcaaggtgaactccagaaatggatagggtcactttagtttttgccccaatcaatttttttccctttggattgactgcttggggcggaactctagggcctaaaatgacaggtcacacttacgggagattattaagtaagttaatgatttcctgaccaaatcaatgatagctaGTCGTTATAGTAGCAAGAGTTGTTatggtattaatggctggttgagaatgtcttaatttagaggagggataaattgaccacccttcgacgacttttttcctaaacctttgaagcgtcattgcaaaactagatgtcacacggggttcatgttagttttgctaaatcgTATTGGATGTTATATGTTTTTTCAacaggtatttgcttaaaatctAACGTAGGTcgatgtgtttttgttttcagcaacatgtttgatttttcgttaaatgcctctagtttgatcGATTTTAtatagtggaaagagtcttgtaaaacgtatttcgtggtaaatgacctcgagtttgtcatggttaaGGAATGTTCTCAAGTCTCGACCCTTGATGTACCACAAAGTATTCGTAATACATATgaggtatggatgaaggctaattcattggcccgaattcactaacctaggttaactcgatcttaattttgagctagctatgaactcctgtttgtttgggattatcctttgatctgcatgggtgagagtagtccaacaacattgctcaataagcctctcattttggggataagaccggatgaatagctggggacatagacctgtaagatggaattcactcctacccaatttagggtttgcagatagattgttctcttaagtactgattccaggtcttgaacaatcgggaccccgccttctcatgatagagaaaggacttgattcataggtattatgaatcaaaatttttcattagagggtcagtaagaacttaaggaacaagatgtattcacaggggtaaaacagtgaTCTTGACCCAACTGTGATTATGAACagcctgtgaatgatcgacttcctgattatggttatatcaagtggacataatatatctatattgaggggaattcaactatgggctatagtagagtgacccattaattaacaaatggggattaattcagtataatgaatttagccaattaatctcagatcgttggagcccatgatctccgcgaggtccccctactagcttataaatggataagctttagagtagcatgataagttaatttgaaacgttcaacttagaattaaacggaataggagaatttacatttaaatatgatttaaatttatgaaggtagatttgtgtaaaaattaatttaatatttgacattaaattaattagaattatttaaatgattatttaaataattatttattaattttattagaaaattaatttgtgaaattaattttataaaattagtaatatttttagttttaaaatcaaattgattattgaatcaatttttgatgaaaataggaaaattgaaaaattgtacAAAAtcgaaaaatggatttttccattatcatcttcaattAGCTCACTAAAAAACCATTAACTTtctcttcaattactccaagcatgagctgcatctcatgcaaccatcttctttgcatgttcactgcaataaataaagaagattggagtggaattgaggtaTGCATTCAAAagatttttattgaaaaatcgGGCAAAAGAATTATTTTTCAAGTGGTTTTGTAGCAGTGATCTTCACACCTAATTTCTGTTTGTTCAaactgttcttgagtcccacaacttgttctaaagctccaaaaggatagtggggaagatcttgaggtggttcacggtgagtTTTGAAGAAGACAACTGCTGAGGATCAAGATCTCGAAGAGTTCTACAAATGTATGACTTCAAATCCTCTtatattagatgagcatgctttagtttctaccaaaattaatgaattagaatgcttattgatccttgttttTTTTCGCTGCATGCTAATATACTCTTACAAATATCACAAAAAGGTGGTGTTGGTTGTCTTCATATCCTCTTTCAGTCTGAGTAGTAAGgctcgggagggggtgtgacaaaaaGAGTTTAAGGTTTCTGACAATACTGAATCATCGAAGGATAAATTAACTGAAAATAGTCCAATTGCATTGGGTATTCAGGCCAATATTGATGAAACTGTTAAAATGTTGACACTGTTGAGGAAGATGCGCTGAATGTGTTATCAAATGTCACTATATCTAGGGTGTTAAATGAATCCAAATGTGCTTAAAAATAAGTTGATCATAGGAATTCAGAAAGTTTGAATGACAAAAATGACTCAAGTGAGGCAAGTCTTAAAACCGAATCTGAAGATAATGTGACCGATAAGGCTGAAGAGAGTGAAAGTACTTCTGAGGAGAAAGAAGCAAATAAGGGTTCCCTCAATTCTGCTGATGACTCATCAGATGACATTGTGCCAATTAGTCAGTTGAAGCAAAAGGATAAGTAAAAATGTGTTAGTGAGGGTGTTGGTACCTCGAAGCCAAGTGCTTAAAATGCATAGGTTTTTTTACTCAAAATAGCTTGATAAGAAGGGAATGTGTTTGAAGAAGATCTTCAGGATGAGCCATATGAGGATATCCAAAAACTTGAGACCAAGGGGagagtgaaaaagaaagatgttcCAACCATGCCTTTAGATGGTATATCATTCCACACCGAGGACATTACAATAATGTGAAAGTTTGTGGTAAATAGGAGGATTGTTGTCAAAAGAGATCTTTCTAAACAAGCTTAAGACTGCCTAGAAATTATGAATTTACTTGTGAAGTATGATATTGTACGTTATaatgggattggtgtcctaaatctctatagtattctcgtagtttgtaaacattgtttaaacaaattgttattaataaaataattgttattttatgagcatacactcaatccaataaactaagatcctaggttattttatgtaatttaaacatgtatgtagagacatacatatGGATCATGtctaaatgataacctaaatgatctgtagtagatggataacgctaggtaccttatcttggtaacgctagaatacgatccgctttgtagaagttacaagtgttgtaaagtgttacaaatgatcttatcctgatcattcatgtggagacatgtgagtagaggtatcctatataaagaatttgtataagaccataccaaaatgactagtctcattatataacgctgttaataatagacttacattttaccaggatgaaccataggtgacatatctgaatcttgagtgagttgtgaacttcagcctatgaaggtggtcctttgatttgtatgggtgagagtggccagattagaTTGcaaactcaatatgcctaccattttagggattcatctgattaggaagttgggaacataactacacaagacgaacaccatttccctaatgtcggggtaagtagataaattgtttccttaagggttgattttggggcttgaacattgtggcctcaccctctcttggctcgagagggacttggtcatagttggactatgatttattgtttattagagagatcggtagtacttaagaagttagatgtaactaatttttgacccagttgtacttaggagcaatttgtgaagggtcatcgcactgttgactggttatatccaatggacacagaaatatatctgtagtgcgaagagtgtaactatcgatctttagtgaagtgaccgccagttaatggatgttgggtaacttaattaaagggtttaattaattatccaagtaccattggagcttcaatctacaggtccataaggtcccctctttagctcaacagggattattgagaattcatttggattaatttgaattgttcaaattatttgagggaattaattatataggatataattcgatataattgatataatgtatttgatacatcataatataaagtttattttgagaggaattaaatatttgaatgtaattcaaattctaattatatggataagattcatataatttagtataaatctgatttatactaaataccatgattaattgagagaaatgcaaattataggttatattgtatttgatacaatatttaaactataagttatatgttatatttgatataacatatagttatatatatatataataagttagttattatatttatatatttatatatttgtatatattaaattaaatttaattatgaattaaattaatttgagggaGTTATGCCTATTTTCTCTTTATCTATAGTGTGGTGTGGAAAGGGGTTACGTGAGATTCTTCCTACTCTTGTTTTTTACGTAGAGTGTTGAAATTGATCTATCTCCCTGGCCTTTTCTCCCAAGATcacatagagaagaaaaattgttCTTCTTTTCCCTCTCTCAAAAActctttccctcttccaaagttatagagcccacaactcctggattctcattcccaagagaatacagaggttgACCTCTTGGTTGTGACCATTTGTTTTGCTGGAAGTTTTGGGAGATTGAGATCCATAACGAAAGGTTCACGATCTGGATCGAGGGAATTCGCGAAGAAGATTGGCTTCAAAGGTAAGCGTTCTTCTTCcctaattattatatttttagcatactgtaatttaaatcttataaaGCATAATTTTGTTCTGTTATGTAAATTTTTGTGAttctataaaaaataaacattggCACTGATCGCCACATTTCCACACAATGACCTTCACTGATTTCCTTCATGTTATGTGTTGAACCTTGGGCATGAATGCCCACAATTGGTTCGTgaattttatatgaatctctctCGTCAATTTGATAGTGAAGCCAACCCAGACTACAGAAGTATTCATGTGAGAAGCCATTGCTTTGTGTTTTTGGTCTCTCTTATTAACAAGTTTTTGGATCGTCAAGTCCTTGATAATGTCATAGAACAACATGTCTGATCTTGTATTTGAACTCATAGGGGGAGTCAAACGTGTTTGGCCCAAGAAGGGACAATTGCCTTGCCTAATCTCAGCGTGAAATATGTGCTGCTTCACAAGATAGGGATTGAAAACCGGTGACCTTTTTCTCACAAATCTTGCCTCTCTACTACGTTGGCAAGTCTTTTGTTTCAGATTAGCACATGGGAAAAATTCAACTATGGCGTCTTTATTcttaatcaaatatcaaattgcTTCTTAAGCTATCAAAGTTCTCTTTTGTTTTCCTCAACTTATTTGTGGGGTTCTACTCACTCAAAAGCTTAATCTTTTCCTAGACTCAAACGTGCCTGGACACTTTCCTCATGTCTTGTCCTTTAGCTACAAACTGTATCAGGGAAAACATGTCCCTGACCTGGTTCACACTGATGCTCCAGTGACTGAAAGTGGTCCAACTAGGGAGTTTCTTCAGACTCTGTGCTAGAAAAAGGTGATGCTGGAAAAAGGTGATGTGTGTATTGACAAATGAGTTAAAAGATCTTGGCGCTTTGATCTAGAAAATTTTTTCTCATAAAACTGAGGTGGATGACAAGTTGAATTTTCTTTGTGTCCACTGGATGGTCCTGAGCAAGGTGGAAACTCTAGTACACAGGATGAAGATGTGGATGATTATTAACGGTTGTGTGTCTGCTTCTCTTCTTAGCATTTTGGCAAAAGGAGGAGAAGTATAATATGAGATGTAGTTGCTAGTTGTTGGTTGGTTTTCTCATTTGGACTTAGTTGTCTTTGTTGTGGTGgtttttattgttgtttttctgGTGCTTTGTGAATTGTTTGAATTGTCTCTCAGACTGTTATGTACTGTTTCAATGATATTGTGCTTTTGTATGTCTGCCTATGTTATGAttaattttgtgtttgttgCTGCTTAGAAAATATTGCCAAAAGGGTAGTTTGTTAGATATTATATGGTTggcaatatttgtttaaatgtCGCCGATGTCTCTATATTGCCTCTGCATTGGTGGTTTTCTGGCAAAGGAATGTTCTATGAACATTCTTCTTATCAGATTTTTCAGTGTGCAACTGCTTTGGAAGTTAGAGTTGCTCTTCCATGTATCCACTGTGCATATTTAAAGGACATTTATTCCTTCTGCATGGTTGACCGTTTTGTTTACTAAATAGTACCATTGAGTTATACAATAATGCGTATTCGATTGCAATTGCATAAAGGAGAAATAGTTGAATTGCTTGGAGATGTACTTCAAGTTACTCACATCTTGTGTAATGAGATTCatttgagaagggattctcaagcTTAAGGGGAGTCTAAGTTAATTGAGCAAAAATGATTTTGTTCTTAGGAGGAAAGATATGATTCAAGTGAGAAGAAGTCTCAAGACTTGAGGAAAGCTCGAGTCTTGCAGAGAGGGAGTCTTGGTCTTAGGGGAAGCTTAAGACATTCTATATTGATACTACAACTTAGGGGAGTCTAAGTTATCGTGAGCGGGAGTCTCACACctagggggagcctaggtgatTGATTGAGTGACAAAGCTATATAGGAGTCACTATAATCGAATAACTATTATAGATAATTTCTACGTTGTAATTGCTTATTGTTGATATTAGTGAAGCTATCTTTCTTGGGGCACATTACCCTCAGACATAGGTGGTTTACACCGAACTGGATTACTAATCTCTGGTGttcatttatatgtttattattttttgtaactaTTCTGTAAAATGCTGTAACATTGTAGATTGTGCAGTAGACACCTCCTTACATTTTTCACTATCATATATTTGtcatttccttttaaaaaatacattattggaaaattgaaaaaaatagcttatttggagtttgattttgtattttcgacctatttttgaaaaacaagtttttttgaCCCCTtaatgatgaaaatgatgtaagCATGGAAAATATTGGTTGTACAATTACTCTTATTCCCCTTATTAAATTCTCACTTTCAGTTTCAACAACCAACCTACCaaattaatttacaaaaaattttccaccttaaaaatttatttacaaaaaattatttatcctaaattaattgacaaaaaaaaaaaaaaatcacattccaacacaaaaaattctccaccaaatttaatttgtttacaaCCCCACAAAAAGTTCTCTTCACCAAATTATTTCCAGAATGAAAAGTCTTTTGTCAAGTCTAAAACTTGTATTTCACGAAGTTGTAATTTTGTACACTCCATAAGAaagtatatatttcattttgtatGTATTCAATAGTTCGATAATttctgaaaattttgaaaaaaataaatgaccTTTTCGGAGTTGGATCTATGCTTGCTTTGttgattgtttctttttttcttttttttttttttttataatgctctgcatttgatatttatataagaaaaacatgaaaaaatagtaatttttttaagataCTCGATCGCGCTTCACAAATATTCACCCAAGCTTCCCATTTTGAGGTTCATttgctaagtgatcatttagttcCAGACGTTACATGATGTGAGGAAAAgttagatgatcgtatagcaatgagcgtgggtcgttgtgatgttgaacgctaaacgatcgtgtaccgtcgggagctaagcgatgtgtttaaatgctatacgatagcactatgcgatcgtttagctttggcgtaggaactaaacgatacattggatttgctaaacgatggcactacacgatcatttagctatgtCGTGTgttaagtgatgcaatgaagtgcTACCGATAgcactgagcgatcgtttagatgcagagctaagcgatcgtagcgtgggaactaaacgatacgttggatttgctaaacgatggcactacacgatcatttagctacgacgCGTGCTAAGCGATGCAATGAGGTGCTAGCGATAGTGCcgagtgatcgtttagatgcagAGCTAAtcgatcgtatagatgaattgctaagcgatgcgataaTGTTCTATAcaatggagctaagcgatagttTAGCTGCGGCAGATACTAAGTGATGACATGAAAACACTAGGCGAtggtgttaaacgatcgtgtagttctatgcGATAGAGTTAAGAGATAGTTAGGCGAtggtactaagcgatcgtttagcttcaacAAACACTAGACGATAGTCTTCAGCGCTACAAATCGGCCTTAGCCTTCAGTGCTACACAAGAAGACAACACATCATAATCATCAAtgcatacttaaaaaaaataaaaaattataaaatggcCCGGCCCATACTCGACAGGGTATGGCGTCGGGTGAAAAAATAGAATACCCCTACCCGGCCAATACCCGACCAAGCCAGGCCGAGCCAAATTCCCGAAACATCCTCTACACGGTCCGCCCCTCTCTACCCGGTTCCCCTCCCCCTACCCGGTCCAATATCCGGCCAGGTCGAGACCGGGCCGAATTCCCGAAAGTTCCACGCGCCCGGTCCGCTTCCTCTACCCGGTCCCCTCCCCTACCTGGTCCAATACCCAGTCGGGCCGGGATCGGGTCGAATTCTCGAAAGTTCCACGCGCACAGCTTGGCCCGGCCCGTCCCTTCTACCCAGTCCCCTCCCTCTACTCGGTCTAATACTCGGTTGGGCCGGGACTGGGCCGAATTCCCAATACTTCCACTCGCGCCCCCTCTTTACGCGGTTCAATACCCGACCAGGCCGAGACCGAGCCAAATTCTAGAATATCCACTTACACGGTTCGGTCATGTACCCGATTCAAGTGCTTTGAAGCCCAGCCGGACGCCACCTACTCCTACCTGGTTTTGCCCCTTTCCTCCTCGTCCTTTCCTCTCTTTCCCGCCCATACCTGGTCGAAATACACATACAGCCCGACCGGTCTACCACCGAGCACAATCTTCCCCAAATTTTTCCCGAAGCAACCTCAAACTTGTCTATCCGATCACAATGGTATGAAGCCTGGCCGTGTAAGGCCGATTTTTGAAAACGCATTTAGGCTTAAACTTATTCAGAAAATGCCGAACATTATgtttttagggaaaaaataaCATTCAACATAGATCTAATGGGAAGAGTCAAATGGAGTGAGATTGAGGAAAGATTGAGAGGGTATTAGGttaattttcattcattttcaaaattatggaagtcaaaaaaacaaactttttaaaaatggtctaaaaattaaaaccaaaacttgaaaaatgttATTTCTGTCCATTACCTGCATTGTTATTAACTTCACCCATGGAAACTTCCAGTAGTGAAGCCGAAAACTGACTGTTCGTCGGTGAAGTTCGAAGTATATGGCGGAAccaactaaattgaaattttaggtGAAATTAAGCAGCTTCACTTTCCTTTCAACTCCAATTAAACCCCATCGCAGTTCTCccttttctttacattttccgATCGCCACTCAATTCGATTCCATTCCATCCTTGCACTCTTCCAAACCTGACACCTAAATTCACTCTCGGGCTTTTCCATTTTCTTCCCATTGATCAATATGCGAGTTCACAAATTTCATTGTTCAAACAAGTAGGATTGTCCCCAGGATCTTGTTTTCGTGATTGTGAGcttcaaattcttcttcaaCCGACCCAGGTTCATGAGCTTAGCTCCTGCCCTGTTCTTGCGGCAGAATTTGAACATTTGGTCCAAAAATCTTAGCCATGCCATATCTTCAGGCGATGCAAAGCTACTTTTTCTATTGAAATCATGCAATGGGACTGCAGAAATCTCTCAAATCCACTGCTACATGGTCAAGACTGCTCTTGATCTCGTCCCTTTCACATTGAGCAAACTTCTTGCTTCTGCCATATTGGATATCAAGTATGCAGCTTCCATTTTCAGGGAGATACGAAACCCAAATCTCTTTATGTTCAATACTATGCTCAGAGGCCATTCTAATAGCAATGATTCAAAACAAGCTTTTGTTATTTTCAATGACCTTAGGAATCGGGACTTTTTGCCGGATGAGTTTTCTTTCATAACGATTCTGAAAGCTTGTGCTCGTGAATTGGCAATTGATGTTGGACAGGGAATTCATGGGATTGTTCATAGATCTGGGCATAGTTTATTCAATCATGTTAAAAATATACTTCTACATTTTTACTGTGCGTGTGGGCAAATTGGAGATGCCCATAAACTGTTTGATGAGATTCCTCAAAGAAATGATTTGGTCTCGTGGAACACTTTGATGGGTGGTTATCTTCATGCATCTCAGCCCATTGTTGTTTTAGACTTTTTTAGACAAATGTGTAGGAGAGGTTTGATAGCCAGTGTGAATACAGTATTAACTGTTTCATCTGCAGTGTGTGATGTTGGCAATACCATGGATGGCAAGTCTCTTCATGGACAATGTATCAAGTTGGGCTTATGTTCTGATCTCAATGTGGTTACATGTTTGATTGATATGTATGCAAAGTTTGGAGATTTGGACGAAGGAGAAACACTTTTCAATGAAGTTGCTGAGAAAGATGTTATTCTGTGGAATTGTTTGATAGATAACTATGCTAGAAATGGTTTGATAGAAAAAGCAGTAGCTTCACTACATCTCATGAAACTTGAAGGTACGAGGCCCAATTCATCCACATTGGCTTGCTTAATCTCAGCTTGTGCTACCTTTAATGCTGTTAGTACAGGtaaataccttggtaattatgTGGAGGAAGGATTAGTTCTAGATGTTGTTCTTGGAACAACTCTAATTGATATGTATGCTAAATGTGGGTTCCTAGACAAGGCAATTGACGTTTTCAATAAGATACAAAATAAAGACGTGAAGACTTGGACGGCGATGATAACTGGTTATGGGGCTCATGGACAGACGAGGAAGGCTATAGAAACTTTGTATAGGATGGAGAAGGAGGGTTTTCGGCCGAACGAAATAACATTCTTGGCAGTCTTGAATGCTTGTAGTCATGGAGGCAAAGTGGCAGAGGGGATAAGATGTTTCAAAAGAATGGTGTATGAATATGGCATGACACCAAAGATTGAGCACTATGGATGTATTATCGATCTTCTTGGTCGTGCGGGGTTGTTGGAGGAAGCTCATAACCTAATAAAGAGCTTGCCTTCGGAGGGCGATATTACTGGATGGCGTGCACTGCTTGCAGCTTGTAGGGTTTATGGAGATGTTGAATTGGGAGAGTCTGTGAAGAGAATGCTGGTTGATTTAAATGATGAACACCCCACGGATTCAATGCTTCTTTCTAGTACATATGCCATTGCTGGGAGATTGTCTGATTATACACAATATCAACAAATTAAGGAAGGAAACAGAAGGAAAGAAGTGACTGGATCATCTCAAATGCAGATTGAGAGAGCAAAAAAGGAAGTTGGTTGTAGTATGATTGAGATGGATTACTTTTATTAAGGCCACGCTTATGAAACCGTAATGAAAATTAGTGTAATCtgaatgaaatttcattgatgaataAATCGTAATAGGCCTAAATTGTAAACACAATTAAATTGCTTTTGATCgcattatttagaattatgaatcaATCACATTTGACTATTACCATTATCGTTATTGTTACTGTTTCTGTTTGACCCTAACGGTAACGGTAACATCAAaggtaacaataaatgtgacaaattcataattttcatactgTTACAAGAATAATATCTGTAATATTAACGGTAAAAGTAGTGGGTTCCATGGAATTTTCAACCGCTTGAACaccttttattcattaattaGATTACATGATTTGATTACAAATTCCAAGGTGACTCTCACATCTCATTACGATTACGGAAAGCAGGtaaataacaacaaaagtaatcaaCTGGGACCCACTTTTTCCTTTACTATTGATGGATTACTTTTCAACCGGTGTAAACGTGGCCTAAGTGTAATTCACTCGGTGAAAGCACCTatgcatatttttctttttattcaagGCCATGTTTGTCTACTTGAAAATGTAATCCATCTGtggtaattttaaaagtgagtCCGTTTGattatgtttgtttttgtttactTGTGTTCTATAATTGTAATGAAATGTGGGGCTTAGAGCCAAATCCTTAACGAAAAAATGCAATTTGATTGTTGAGTTGAGGGTGATCAATTTGATTGCATTTGAAATTAC
Proteins encoded:
- the LOC120092842 gene encoding pentatricopeptide repeat-containing protein At1g26900, mitochondrial, encoding MSLAPALFLRQNLNIWSKNLSHAISSGDAKLLFLLKSCNGTAEISQIHCYMVKTALDLVPFTLSKLLASAILDIKYAASIFREIRNPNLFMFNTMLRGHSNSNDSKQAFVIFNDLRNRDFLPDEFSFITILKACARELAIDVGQGIHGIVHRSGHSLFNHVKNILLHFYCACGQIGDAHKLFDEIPQRNDLVSWNTLMGGYLHASQPIVVLDFFRQMCRRGLIASVNTVLTVSSAVCDVGNTMDGKSLHGQCIKLGLCSDLNVVTCLIDMYAKFGDLDEGETLFNEVAEKDVILWNCLIDNYARNGLIEKAVASLHLMKLEGTRPNSSTLACLISACATFNAVSTGKYLGNYVEEGLVLDVVLGTTLIDMYAKCGFLDKAIDVFNKIQNKDVKTWTAMITGYGAHGQTRKAIETLYRMEKEGFRPNEITFLAVLNACSHGGKVAEGIRCFKRMVYEYGMTPKIEHYGCIIDLLGRAGLLEEAHNLIKSLPSEGDITGWRALLAACRVYGDVELGESVKRMLVDLNDEHPTDSMLLSSTYAIAGRLSDYTQYQQIKEGNRRKEVTGSSQMQIERAKKEVGCSMIEMDYFY